A section of the Phaseolus vulgaris cultivar G19833 chromosome 8, P. vulgaris v2.0, whole genome shotgun sequence genome encodes:
- the LOC137823610 gene encoding disease resistance RPP13-like protein 4 yields MSIRTNKMKAISVLLKELMTARSKFQRKRDASFDGKLEKLRLDLNKIKDVFVRVKKNEEELIDTLAEVHAHLRKLDRKKLDEDMDFICKRIRDSAHKLLPMDAFDDSYKEEDHKGNQIFHSSQELQQPHQKIWSLEDYLRLDHLSKGCLFSLLIFPDNTVIRKSNAINLWIGEGLIVDKENKTTKEWGEDVIDNLLKCRVIVRYGNEKCPLIKKFRILPNIRRHLKSYTNEYVDRLEYNLEKSRFQKTRLNRLKLEQNRVILGDWHFDYSIHTIFNVGASYLNFRPQWVKQFPNLKVLQLGCWQDSPLHHIEVGSEEFLKELRNLTHLKYLSLRGISNIFELPSSIVELERLLVLDLKACHNLETLPNDISSMKSLTHLILSQCCLLEEMPKGIEKLTNLQVLKGFVISTPRKTPCRISDLVNLKKLRQLSIHIGSEAVIRDREFESLEGFLALKCLKISWSGSDPRYGNIFFILPPNLTKLHLECFPGKIFRECMFDTRLLEQQMELNITGGKLESMEADIQWEFVDILRLKYLKPKP; encoded by the coding sequence AAGTTAAGGTTGGATCTGAACAAGATAAAGGATGTATTTGTGAgagtgaagaagaatgaagaagaactGATTGATACATTAGCAGAGGTGCATGCCCATCTTCGCAAGTTAGACCGCAAGAAGTTGGATGAAGACATGGATTTCATTTGCAAGAGAATCAGAGATTCTGCTCACAAGTTGCTCCCAATGGATGCTTTTGATGATTCATATAAGGAGGAGGATCACAAGGGCAACCAGATATTTCACTCATCACAAGAGTTGCAACAACCCCATCAGAAGATTTGGAGTCTGGAAGATTATCTCCGGCTGGACCATCTATCCAAAGGTTGCTTGTTCTCTCTCCTAATTTTCCCTGACAACACTGTCATAAGGAAAAGTAATGCAATTAATTTATGGATTGGAGAGGGTTTGATTGTAGATAAAGAGAACAAAACAACAAAGGAATGGGGTGAGGATGTGATTGATAATCTTTTGAAATGTAGGGTGATTGTACGCTATGGTAACGAAAAGTGTCCCCTTATCAAGAAATTTCGAATTCTTCCCAACATCCGTCGTCACTTGAAATCATATACAAATGAATATGTAGACCGACTTGAATATAATTTGGAAAAATCTCGTTTTCAAAAAACTAGACTAAATCGGTTAAAGCTTGAGCAAAATAGAGTGATACTAGGTGATTGGCATTTTGATTATTCTATACATACTATTTTCAATGTTGGTGCAAGTTATCTGAATTTTAGACCACAATGGGTCAAACAATTTCCAAATTTAAAGGTGCTTCAACTTGGGTGTTGGCAAGATTCACCTTTGCATCACATTGAAGTTGGGAGTGAAGAATTCTTGAAAGAGTTGAGAAATCTAACACACTTGAAATATCTTAGTCTCCGTGGGATATCTAATATATTCGAGCTTCCATCCTCCATTGTTGAACTTGAGAGACTACTAGTTCTTGATCTGAAAGCTTGCCATAATTTGGAAACACTACCTAATGATATTTCATCAATGAAAAGTCTCACACATCTGATTTTGTCCCAATGTTGCCTTTTGGAGGAAATGCCAAAGGGGATCGAGAAGCTAACTAATCTCCAAGTACTAAAGGGATTTGTAATAAGTACTCCTCGAAAGACTCCTTGCAGAATATCAGATCttgtaaatttgaaaaaattgagGCAACTCAGCATACATATAGGAAGTGAGGCTGTGATCAGGGATAGGGAGTTTGAAAGTTTGGAAGGGTTTTTAGCACTCAAGTGTCTCAAGATATCTTGGAGTGGGTCTGACCCAAGGTAtggtaatatttttttcattttgccACCAAATTTGACGAAGTTGCATCTTGAATGTTTTCCTGGAAAGATTTTTCGAGAATGCATGTTTGACACGAGGCTTTTGGAGCAACAAATGGAGCTAAATATAACTGGAGGAAAATTGGAAAGTATGGAAGCAGATATTCAATGGGAGTTCGTGGACATATTGCGTCTCAAGTACCTTAAAcccaaaccctaa